In a genomic window of Thiosocius teredinicola:
- a CDS encoding TIGR02117 family protein: MGKWIVSGLSICSLVLLTACSTVPRSQDRFVDEPGQATRRIHVVSHGWHTGIVVPSDVATTYLPDLEKRFGSVPFLEFGWGDKGFYQAETISAGLALQAMFWPTDAVMHVVAVPERADRYFPHSEVVSLCVSDAALASMMQFVARSFVRNADNLAPSQNGLYGDSQFYAAVGDYFMFNTCNTWTATGLYEAGVEISPHLLTASAVMRAVADAAEGTAEVEDSAGQAAVFAACR; encoded by the coding sequence ATGGGCAAGTGGATTGTCAGCGGGCTGTCGATCTGTAGCCTGGTCTTGCTGACGGCATGTTCAACGGTGCCGCGCTCGCAGGACCGCTTTGTCGACGAACCCGGACAGGCCACGCGCCGCATCCATGTCGTCAGTCATGGTTGGCATACCGGAATCGTCGTGCCGAGCGATGTGGCAACCACCTATCTGCCGGATCTCGAGAAACGTTTCGGCTCGGTGCCGTTCCTCGAGTTCGGTTGGGGCGACAAAGGTTTCTACCAAGCCGAAACAATCTCCGCCGGTCTGGCCCTGCAGGCTATGTTCTGGCCGACCGACGCGGTCATGCATGTGGTCGCAGTGCCCGAGCGGGCCGACCGTTACTTTCCGCATAGCGAAGTGGTCTCGCTGTGCGTCAGTGATGCGGCGTTGGCGTCGATGATGCAATTCGTAGCGCGCAGTTTCGTCCGCAACGCCGACAATCTTGCGCCGTCGCAGAATGGCCTGTACGGCGACAGCCAGTTTTATGCGGCTGTCGGTGACTACTTCATGTTCAACACGTGCAATACGTGGACGGCAACGGGTCTGTACGAAGCCGGCGTGGAGATTTCGCCCCACCTGTTGACTGCCAGCGCAGTCATGCGAGCTGTTGCGGATGCAGCCGAAGGAACGGCCGAGGTCGAGGACTCTGCCGGACAAGCAGCGGTATTTGCAGCTTGCCGTTGA
- a CDS encoding VOC family protein has translation MSQMLGLHHVSLIVADTERALTFYCDVLGLQIEPARPDLNFPGAWLRLGHQQIHLLELPNPDPVNDRPTHGGRDRHTAVQVTDLDDFAQRLDVAGIAYTMSKSGRRALFCRDPDGNAWELIEVAGH, from the coding sequence ATGAGCCAGATGCTCGGCCTGCACCACGTGAGCCTGATCGTTGCCGATACCGAACGCGCGTTGACGTTCTATTGCGACGTGCTCGGTTTGCAGATCGAGCCGGCCCGGCCCGATCTCAATTTCCCCGGTGCCTGGTTGCGGCTCGGCCATCAGCAGATCCATCTTCTCGAATTGCCCAACCCCGACCCGGTCAACGACCGCCCCACGCACGGCGGACGGGATCGGCATACGGCGGTGCAGGTGACCGACCTCGATGACTTCGCACAACGCCTGGATGTCGCCGGTATTGCCTACACCATGAGCAAATCCGGTAGGCGTGCACTGTTCTGCCGCGATCCCGACGGCAACGCCTGGGAACTGATCGAGGTGGCCGGCCACTAG
- a CDS encoding aminotransferase-like domain-containing protein, whose product MSYRYETLAAELAEQIRQGILPAGQRLSGVRPFAAQQGVSVSTAVAAYRKLEDQGLIEARSRSGYFVRALDFPGISAPAASRPRSRPVAVSGQQLTLQLVQATNDHRTVQLGAAVPDVEFLPTRAIERALCNAAKHYRQRAIGYSFPPGRAELRQAIAHRMASYGCTVTADEVVISNGCQESLMLALRATTKPGDVVAIESPTFYGLLQVIDSLGLKAIEIPTHPQQGISLDALQMALEQWPIAACIVVPNFSNPLGYCMSDDDKQRLVELLSRRRVPLVEDDIYGDLGFSQRRPKPCKAFDKGGWVLSCSSYSKTMSPGLRIGWLCPGRYQEQVEYLKYVTNLAAPTVAQLAVAQLLDSGQYDRHLRAVRPRFAAAVSRMITAVDHYFPSGTRITQPQGGFVIWVELPGPIDTFAISRDLLASGISIAPGQIFSATKKYRNFLRLSCACRFDAKTERALRSIAGLVQAQLGKP is encoded by the coding sequence ATGTCATATCGCTACGAAACACTTGCCGCCGAACTTGCTGAGCAGATCCGACAGGGAATCTTGCCGGCCGGTCAGCGCCTGAGCGGTGTACGTCCGTTTGCCGCGCAACAGGGCGTGAGTGTGTCGACGGCGGTTGCGGCATACCGCAAGCTCGAAGACCAAGGGTTGATCGAGGCGCGATCGCGCTCCGGATACTTTGTCCGTGCCCTCGACTTTCCTGGCATCAGCGCACCCGCCGCCTCCCGGCCCCGCTCGCGCCCGGTTGCCGTCAGCGGTCAGCAGCTCACGCTGCAGCTGGTACAGGCGACCAACGACCATCGCACGGTTCAGCTCGGGGCCGCTGTGCCGGACGTTGAATTTCTGCCGACCCGCGCCATCGAGCGAGCATTGTGCAATGCAGCCAAACATTACCGGCAGCGCGCGATCGGCTACAGCTTTCCGCCGGGCCGCGCCGAACTGCGACAGGCCATCGCACATCGCATGGCCAGCTACGGTTGCACGGTTACGGCCGACGAGGTGGTGATCAGCAACGGCTGCCAGGAATCGCTGATGCTGGCGCTGCGGGCAACCACCAAGCCCGGCGACGTCGTCGCGATCGAATCACCGACCTTCTATGGCCTGTTGCAGGTTATCGATTCGCTCGGTTTGAAGGCGATCGAGATACCGACCCATCCGCAGCAGGGCATCTCGCTCGACGCCTTGCAGATGGCACTCGAGCAATGGCCGATTGCCGCCTGTATTGTCGTTCCGAACTTCAGCAACCCCTTGGGTTACTGCATGAGCGACGACGACAAGCAGCGGTTGGTTGAGCTACTCAGCAGGCGCCGCGTGCCGTTGGTCGAAGACGACATCTATGGCGACCTCGGCTTTTCCCAACGCCGACCCAAACCGTGCAAGGCCTTCGACAAGGGTGGCTGGGTATTGAGCTGTTCTTCTTATTCGAAAACCATGTCGCCCGGTTTGCGGATCGGTTGGCTGTGCCCCGGGCGTTACCAGGAACAGGTCGAATACCTGAAGTACGTCACCAACCTGGCCGCACCGACCGTCGCCCAGTTGGCGGTCGCCCAGTTGCTCGACAGTGGCCAGTACGACCGGCATCTGCGCGCCGTGCGCCCCCGTTTCGCCGCGGCGGTGTCACGTATGATCACTGCGGTCGATCACTACTTTCCCTCGGGCACGCGCATCACCCAGCCACAGGGTGGATTCGTGATCTGGGTGGAGCTGCCGGGGCCGATCGATACGTTCGCAATCTCACGAGACCTGCTCGCCAGCGGCATCAGCATCGCACCCGGCCAGATATTCTCGGCGACGAAGAAGTACCGCAACTTTCTGCGCCTGTCTTGCGCCTGCCGCTTCGACGCGAAAACAGAACGTGCGCTGCGGAGCATCGCCGGATTGGTGCAGGCGCAGCTCGGCAAGCCCTAG
- the map gene encoding type I methionyl aminopeptidase, whose amino-acid sequence MAVIIKTPDEIEKMRVAGRLAAEVLQMIEEHVQPGVSTDELDKICHDYIVGEQQAIPAPLNYRGFPKSICTSVNHQVCHGIPGNKVLKDGDIVNIDITVIKDGFHGDTSKMFLVGKPSILAQRLVDLTQKAMWKGIELVKPGTHLGDIGHAIQQFVEGNGYSVVQEYCGHGIGRGFHEDPQVLHYGSAGTGLELQAGMTFTIEPMVNAGKRNVKLLPDGWTVVTKDRKLSAQWEHTILVTPTGYDVLTLREEERQAAAG is encoded by the coding sequence ATGGCAGTCATTATCAAAACGCCCGACGAAATCGAAAAAATGCGTGTGGCGGGGCGGCTGGCCGCGGAAGTCCTCCAGATGATCGAAGAACACGTCCAACCGGGCGTAAGTACTGATGAACTCGACAAAATTTGTCACGACTATATCGTCGGCGAGCAACAGGCCATCCCTGCCCCGCTGAACTACCGCGGTTTCCCGAAATCGATCTGCACCTCGGTCAACCACCAGGTGTGCCACGGCATCCCTGGGAACAAGGTTCTGAAAGACGGCGATATCGTGAACATCGACATCACCGTGATCAAAGACGGCTTCCACGGCGATACCAGCAAGATGTTCCTGGTCGGCAAACCGTCGATCCTGGCGCAGCGGCTGGTCGACCTTACCCAGAAAGCGATGTGGAAAGGCATCGAACTGGTCAAACCCGGTACCCACCTGGGCGATATCGGGCACGCGATCCAACAGTTCGTCGAGGGCAACGGTTATTCGGTGGTACAGGAATACTGTGGTCACGGCATCGGCCGTGGTTTTCACGAAGACCCGCAGGTGCTGCACTATGGCTCCGCCGGTACCGGGCTCGAATTGCAGGCCGGCATGACCTTTACCATCGAGCCGATGGTCAATGCCGGCAAACGCAATGTGAAGTTGCTGCCCGACGGCTGGACCGTGGTAACCAAAGACCGCAAGCTGTCGGCGCAATGGGAGCACACGATCCTGGTCACCCCCACGGGTTACGACGTGTTGACGCTGCGCGAGGAAGAACGCCAGGCTGCCGCCGGCTGA
- the tsf gene encoding translation elongation factor Ts yields MAITASLVKELRERTGAGMMECKKALTETNGDIEAAIENMRKSGQAKAAKKAGRTAADGVIVIATSGDGKASVMVEVNCETDFVAKDDNFKSFADAVADRALNSDVADVDALMALPLHEGEDTTIEEARQGLVSKIGENMAVRRFTRTAAQGDLSSYSHGVRIGVVVDITGGDEELGRDIAMHIAASNPVCVSEDEVPAEKLAKEREITEAQAKDSGKPDNIIEKMVEGRMRKFVNEITLLGQPFVKDPDTTVGKLAKAKGATINGFKRFEVGEGIEKKVEDFREEVMAQAAAARGE; encoded by the coding sequence ATGGCGATCACTGCTTCTCTCGTTAAAGAACTGCGCGAGCGCACCGGCGCTGGCATGATGGAGTGCAAAAAGGCACTCACCGAGACCAACGGCGACATCGAAGCCGCCATCGAAAACATGCGTAAGTCCGGCCAGGCGAAAGCGGCCAAGAAAGCCGGGCGTACCGCGGCCGACGGTGTGATCGTTATCGCCACCAGCGGCGACGGCAAAGCATCGGTCATGGTCGAGGTCAACTGCGAAACCGACTTCGTCGCCAAAGACGACAACTTCAAGTCGTTCGCCGATGCGGTCGCAGATCGCGCGTTGAACAGCGATGTCGCCGATGTCGATGCCTTGATGGCTCTGCCGTTGCACGAAGGCGAAGACACCACGATCGAAGAAGCCCGCCAGGGTCTGGTATCGAAGATCGGTGAGAACATGGCGGTACGCCGTTTCACCCGTACGGCTGCGCAGGGCGACCTGTCTAGCTACAGCCACGGCGTGCGCATCGGTGTCGTCGTCGACATCACCGGCGGTGACGAAGAGCTGGGTCGCGATATCGCGATGCACATCGCGGCTAGCAACCCGGTGTGCGTGAGCGAAGACGAAGTTCCGGCCGAGAAGCTTGCCAAGGAACGTGAGATCACCGAGGCACAGGCCAAAGACAGCGGCAAGCCGGACAATATCATCGAGAAGATGGTTGAGGGCCGCATGCGCAAGTTCGTCAATGAGATCACGCTGCTCGGCCAGCCTTTCGTGAAGGACCCGGATACCACCGTGGGTAAGCTGGCGAAGGCGAAAGGTGCAACCATCAACGGCTTCAAGCGCTTCGAAGTCGGTGAAGGCATCGAGAAAAAGGTCGAAGACTTCCGTGAGGAAGTCATGGCCCAGGCCGCGGCAGCCCGCGGCGAGTAA
- a CDS encoding PhzF family phenazine biosynthesis protein → MPVDIFTVDAFSAAPFAGNPAAVCLLQKTRPDRWLQAVAAEMNLSETAFLLPGDGAWQLRWFTPRTEVDLCGHATLASAHVLWNELGHANDRLLFDTLSGRLAATRVADRIELDFPLVSIEPTTTPEALGEALNAKVRETHRAGSDLLVLLASADAVRSLMPDFRRLAAIDVRGIIATSTGDDGRYDFISRFFAPRVGIDEDPVTGSAHCALAAFWGERLQRGQMLGYQASGRGGVVEVELAGERVRLRGQAVTTLKGVLYAD, encoded by the coding sequence ATGCCGGTAGATATCTTTACCGTCGACGCCTTTTCGGCCGCGCCGTTCGCGGGCAACCCGGCGGCGGTGTGCCTGTTGCAGAAGACACGGCCGGATCGATGGCTGCAAGCGGTAGCTGCGGAAATGAACCTATCCGAGACGGCGTTTCTGCTGCCCGGCGATGGGGCATGGCAGCTGCGTTGGTTCACCCCGCGCACGGAGGTCGATCTCTGCGGCCACGCCACGCTGGCATCCGCCCATGTGCTGTGGAATGAACTGGGTCATGCGAATGATCGCTTGCTGTTCGACACCTTGAGCGGCCGTCTCGCGGCAACACGTGTGGCGGACCGGATCGAACTCGACTTTCCACTGGTGTCCATCGAACCGACGACGACCCCGGAGGCGCTTGGTGAGGCGTTGAACGCCAAGGTGCGCGAAACGCATCGCGCAGGCAGCGATCTGCTGGTATTGCTGGCGTCCGCCGATGCCGTCCGCAGCCTGATGCCTGATTTCCGACGACTTGCCGCGATCGATGTGCGCGGCATCATCGCGACCTCGACCGGCGACGATGGTCGCTACGACTTCATCTCCCGCTTCTTCGCCCCGCGTGTCGGCATCGATGAAGACCCAGTCACCGGGTCGGCGCATTGCGCACTTGCTGCATTCTGGGGAGAGCGGCTGCAGCGCGGGCAGATGCTTGGTTATCAGGCGTCGGGGCGCGGCGGTGTGGTCGAGGTTGAGCTTGCGGGTGAGCGCGTTCGCTTGCGCGGACAGGCGGTTACCACGTTGAAAGGAGTACTGTATGCCGACTGA
- the ilvE gene encoding branched-chain-amino-acid transaminase gives MPTDDICWIDGAVVPASEARVSVLDHGLLYGDGVFEGIRFYRGRPFRLTQHLDRLDRSARAIALDVPLDRQALVQAIEHTVACFDKPDGYLRLVVTRGVGSMGIDPLACDNPQLFIIAGHLRVVSAGTRDQGIRVIIASTRRLPADGLDARIKSLNYLNHILARIEANHAGADEAVLLNAHGRVAEASVENLCIVRDGELLTPPGIEGALEGITRQCVCEAASDIGIAVREAPLAPYDLYNADECFLTGTGAELIAVREVDGRHLPACPGPVFNRVQAAFRALVNRECAA, from the coding sequence ATGCCGACTGATGATATCTGTTGGATCGACGGCGCCGTCGTGCCGGCGAGCGAGGCGCGGGTTTCGGTTCTGGATCACGGGCTGTTGTATGGCGACGGCGTATTCGAGGGCATTCGTTTCTATCGTGGTCGACCGTTCCGGTTGACGCAGCATCTGGATCGCCTGGACCGTTCGGCGCGCGCCATTGCGCTCGATGTGCCGCTGGACAGGCAGGCATTGGTGCAGGCAATCGAGCACACCGTTGCGTGTTTCGACAAACCGGATGGATACCTGCGCCTGGTGGTCACACGTGGCGTGGGATCGATGGGGATCGATCCACTCGCTTGCGACAATCCGCAGCTGTTCATCATCGCCGGCCATCTGCGCGTCGTCAGTGCCGGAACGCGCGATCAGGGCATTCGGGTGATCATTGCGTCGACCCGGCGCCTGCCGGCAGACGGTCTGGATGCCCGCATCAAGAGCCTGAACTATCTCAATCACATCCTGGCACGCATCGAGGCCAACCATGCAGGCGCCGATGAGGCGGTATTGCTGAACGCACACGGCAGGGTGGCCGAGGCGTCGGTGGAGAACCTGTGCATCGTACGCGACGGCGAACTGCTGACGCCGCCGGGAATCGAAGGTGCGCTCGAAGGTATCACCCGACAGTGTGTCTGCGAAGCGGCGTCAGACATCGGCATAGCGGTTCGCGAGGCGCCACTCGCACCTTACGACCTGTACAACGCCGACGAATGCTTTCTGACCGGCACCGGGGCTGAGTTGATTGCGGTGCGCGAAGTCGACGGGCGACACTTGCCGGCCTGCCCGGGACCGGTCTTCAACCGGGTGCAGGCGGCATTCCGTGCGCTGGTCAACCGCGAGTGTGCCGCTTGA
- the rpsB gene encoding 30S ribosomal protein S2, which translates to MRQMLEAGVHFGHQTRYWNPKMRPFIFGHRNKIHIVNLEKTLPLYNDAMNFIGKLASNGGKVMFVGTKRSARDVVREEAERCSMPYVNHRWLGGMLTNFKTIKQSIKRLKELEDMAADGSMAARFHKKEALTLTREKEKLDRSLGGIKEMNGLPDALFVVDTGHEKIAIAEAKKLGIPVIGVVDTNNDPEDIDYVIPGNDDAIRAVQLYVQGASAAILEGRAAAATAAAAGRSETADTAAG; encoded by the coding sequence ATGCGCCAGATGCTCGAAGCTGGCGTGCACTTTGGTCACCAGACCCGTTACTGGAACCCGAAGATGCGTCCGTTCATCTTTGGTCACCGCAACAAGATTCACATCGTGAATCTGGAAAAGACGCTTCCGCTGTACAACGATGCGATGAACTTCATCGGCAAGCTCGCCTCGAACGGCGGCAAGGTCATGTTCGTCGGCACCAAGCGTTCTGCGCGCGACGTCGTCCGCGAAGAGGCCGAGCGTTGCAGCATGCCCTACGTCAACCATCGCTGGTTGGGCGGCATGCTGACCAACTTCAAGACCATCAAACAATCGATCAAGCGCCTCAAAGAGCTCGAAGACATGGCGGCCGATGGCTCCATGGCAGCTCGTTTCCATAAGAAAGAAGCGCTGACCCTGACGCGAGAGAAAGAGAAACTCGACCGTAGCCTGGGTGGTATCAAAGAGATGAACGGTCTGCCCGACGCGCTGTTCGTGGTTGATACCGGCCATGAGAAAATCGCTATTGCCGAAGCCAAGAAGCTCGGTATTCCGGTGATCGGTGTGGTGGATACCAACAACGATCCGGAAGATATCGATTACGTCATCCCGGGCAACGATGATGCGATCCGTGCCGTACAACTGTACGTGCAGGGTGCGTCCGCAGCGATCCTTGAAGGTCGTGCGGCGGCCGCTACCGCGGCTGCAGCCGGTCGCAGCGAAACGGCGGACACGGCAGCAGGCTAA
- a CDS encoding DMT family transporter: MNALPARIGPILGLLYGATFWGFVWYPSRLLEASGMQGAWLTLISYSAAFVVFLPFAHTHLDGIRRQPWDVLALLAAAGWTNVAFVLAVLDGEVVRVVLLFYLSPVWTVLLGRWLLHEHLTWRTAVMVGLGLAGALVMLWDPRIGRVPLNEADLLAVSAGVAFAVNNVMTRRITALGIRAKTHVAWFGVVLVSLVVIALKSPQLPQVPDWAWWGAVALGLGGFMLSTLAVVYGVSNMPVQRSAVIMLFELIVGAVTAWWLADEIIDWQEWVGGLLILSAALIAILQEEPET; encoded by the coding sequence ATGAATGCGCTGCCGGCCCGCATCGGGCCGATTCTAGGGTTGTTGTACGGCGCCACCTTCTGGGGCTTCGTCTGGTATCCGTCGCGCCTGCTCGAGGCATCCGGTATGCAGGGCGCCTGGCTGACGTTGATCAGTTACAGCGCCGCTTTTGTGGTTTTTCTGCCGTTCGCGCATACCCACCTGGATGGGATTCGCCGGCAGCCGTGGGATGTGCTGGCGTTGCTCGCCGCCGCCGGGTGGACCAACGTGGCGTTCGTGCTTGCGGTACTCGACGGCGAGGTGGTGCGCGTGGTGTTGCTGTTCTACCTGTCGCCTGTCTGGACCGTGCTGCTCGGCCGCTGGCTGCTGCACGAACACCTGACATGGCGCACCGCCGTGATGGTCGGTCTCGGTCTGGCCGGCGCCCTGGTCATGCTATGGGATCCGCGCATCGGTCGCGTGCCGTTGAACGAGGCGGATCTGTTGGCCGTCAGCGCCGGCGTGGCCTTCGCGGTCAACAATGTCATGACGCGGCGCATTACCGCGCTGGGCATACGTGCCAAAACCCATGTGGCGTGGTTCGGCGTGGTGCTGGTGTCGCTGGTGGTGATTGCGCTCAAGTCGCCTCAACTGCCGCAGGTACCCGACTGGGCCTGGTGGGGAGCGGTCGCGCTCGGTCTGGGTGGCTTCATGCTGTCGACATTGGCGGTGGTCTACGGCGTCTCCAACATGCCGGTGCAACGCTCTGCCGTGATCATGTTGTTCGAGTTGATCGTCGGCGCCGTGACGGCCTGGTGGTTGGCCGACGAAATCATCGATTGGCAGGAATGGGTCGGTGGTCTGTTGATTCTGTCGGCCGCCTTGATCGCCATCCTGCAGGAGGAACCTGAGACATGA
- a CDS encoding GNAT family N-acetyltransferase produces MALDVTVRVEPPWQTDVAALIDELDAYQRTLYPPESLHALDCAALSADDVVFAVARDALNTAVGCAALRVGDGYAEIKRMFVRAGVRRGGIGTALLGFLEAEAAERGFDRMLLETGVHQPQAIALYSSHGYVCCGRFADYPDDPLSVFMQKHLNG; encoded by the coding sequence ATGGCTCTCGACGTAACAGTTCGTGTCGAACCCCCGTGGCAAACAGACGTTGCCGCATTGATCGATGAACTCGATGCCTATCAACGGACGCTCTATCCGCCGGAGAGTCTGCATGCGCTCGACTGTGCTGCACTGAGCGCCGACGATGTGGTGTTCGCCGTGGCCCGCGACGCATTGAACACCGCCGTCGGCTGTGCGGCGTTGCGCGTCGGCGATGGGTATGCCGAAATCAAGCGAATGTTCGTACGTGCCGGCGTGCGTCGCGGCGGCATCGGTACAGCGCTGCTTGGCTTTCTCGAAGCCGAGGCCGCCGAGCGCGGCTTCGATCGCATGCTGCTGGAGACAGGTGTCCACCAGCCGCAGGCGATTGCGTTGTACTCGTCGCACGGGTATGTGTGTTGCGGTCGGTTTGCCGACTACCCGGACGATCCATTGAGTGTGTTCATGCAAAAGCATCTGAACGGTTGA
- the glnD gene encoding [protein-PII] uridylyltransferase, which produces MTDELLATMDRRLSAGEDPLPVFKQTLRSGREELADRFRAGTRASILVHTAAQFTDVIVGKAWSQFVPDDVDACLAAVGGYGRGELHPASDIDLLVLTAAEPTALAEYLEPLVMFLWDIGLEVGHSVRSLEQCVHEAASDITVITNLLECRLIAGSAKLFHRLLELTGPDRIWSSRDFFTAKAAEQRERYAKFDDSAHNLEPNLKEGPGGLRDIQTIGWVAKRHFGVSTMEALVEHGFLTDHEFRKLKRGEEHLWRVRYGLHLLTGRHEDRLLFEHQRALAKQFGYTDENANLAVEQFMQDYYRRIVEMQRLNEMLLQLFEEAILLNNQLGDPVPINRRFQARNGYLEVVNSGTFARYPLAMLELFLILQQNPQLQGVRASTIRLIRAHRHLIDDRFRKDLRARSLFIEIFREHNGLTHATRRMHRYGILARYLPAFHAVTGLMQFDLFHVYTVDEHILMVIRNMRRFSLDRHADECPRCNDVFKLLPKPELLYLAGLFHDIAKGRGGDHSKLGAEDAREFCYQHMLSEWDADLVAWLVEMHLVMSHTAQQEDIDDPDVVLEFAEKVRTRTRLDYLYLLTVADMRGTNPGRWNSWKAALLDHLHTRTREALERGLDQPQQQDDVIAQRQNDARSRLVGKGFDSDQLNLLWMSLSTDYFLQNNVDAIVWHTELLWPPGKTFGEMHVELREDPVHRCTDICIYGPDRDDLFAQSTALLDQAGLNVLSARIQTTESGLSLNTYLVLEEDGDQITGQERLDDIRNFVQQSLNSGEPPLSRPRIPRQLKTFQMPSQVSFEQDDSRVVTWINLVTSDRPGLLSLVGQAFAKNKLRLHNARVSTAGAEAQDTFAVTDRENQPITDPDQLACIAESIRAILDQPQ; this is translated from the coding sequence ATGACCGACGAATTGCTCGCCACGATGGACCGGCGCCTGTCCGCCGGCGAAGACCCCCTGCCCGTGTTCAAGCAGACCCTGCGCAGCGGGCGCGAAGAGCTCGCCGACCGCTTCCGCGCCGGCACACGGGCCAGCATCCTGGTGCACACAGCGGCGCAGTTCACCGATGTCATCGTCGGCAAGGCCTGGTCGCAGTTCGTCCCCGACGATGTCGATGCCTGCCTCGCTGCGGTCGGCGGCTATGGGCGCGGCGAGCTCCACCCGGCTTCCGACATCGACCTGCTGGTGCTGACCGCGGCCGAGCCCACGGCACTCGCCGAGTACCTCGAGCCGCTGGTGATGTTTCTATGGGATATCGGCCTTGAAGTCGGTCACAGCGTGCGCAGCCTCGAACAATGCGTGCATGAAGCGGCCTCGGACATCACGGTAATCACCAATCTGCTGGAATGCCGCTTGATCGCCGGCAGCGCCAAGCTGTTCCATCGCCTGCTCGAGCTGACCGGCCCCGACCGCATCTGGTCGAGCCGTGATTTCTTCACCGCCAAGGCGGCCGAGCAACGTGAACGCTATGCCAAGTTCGACGACAGCGCGCATAACCTCGAACCGAATCTGAAGGAAGGGCCCGGCGGGCTACGCGACATCCAGACGATCGGCTGGGTCGCCAAGCGCCACTTCGGTGTCAGCACCATGGAGGCGCTGGTCGAACACGGCTTTCTGACCGATCACGAATTCCGCAAGCTCAAGCGCGGCGAAGAACACCTGTGGCGCGTGCGCTACGGCCTGCACCTGCTGACCGGCCGGCATGAAGACCGCCTGCTGTTTGAACACCAGCGCGCGCTGGCCAAGCAGTTCGGCTACACCGATGAAAACGCCAACCTCGCCGTCGAACAGTTCATGCAGGACTATTACCGGCGGATCGTGGAGATGCAGCGCCTCAACGAGATGCTGTTGCAGCTATTCGAAGAAGCCATTCTGCTGAACAACCAGCTGGGTGACCCGGTGCCGATCAACCGCCGCTTCCAGGCCCGCAACGGCTATCTCGAGGTGGTCAACAGCGGCACGTTCGCGCGCTACCCGCTCGCCATGCTCGAGCTGTTCCTGATCCTGCAGCAGAACCCCCAGTTGCAGGGCGTGCGCGCCAGTACGATTCGACTGATACGCGCCCACCGCCACCTGATCGACGACCGGTTCCGCAAAGACCTGCGTGCGCGTTCCTTGTTTATCGAGATCTTCCGCGAACACAACGGCCTGACCCACGCGACGCGACGCATGCACCGCTACGGCATCCTCGCTCGCTACCTGCCGGCGTTTCACGCGGTGACAGGCCTGATGCAGTTCGACCTGTTCCATGTCTACACGGTCGACGAACACATCCTGATGGTGATTCGCAACATGCGACGGTTCTCGCTCGACCGTCACGCCGACGAATGCCCGCGCTGCAACGATGTGTTCAAATTGCTGCCGAAACCCGAGCTGCTTTACCTCGCCGGCCTGTTTCACGACATCGCCAAGGGACGCGGCGGCGATCACTCGAAACTCGGCGCCGAAGATGCACGCGAATTCTGCTATCAGCACATGCTGTCAGAGTGGGACGCCGACCTGGTCGCCTGGCTCGTCGAGATGCACCTGGTGATGTCGCACACTGCACAGCAAGAGGACATCGACGACCCGGATGTCGTGCTGGAGTTTGCCGAAAAGGTCCGCACCCGCACCCGGCTCGACTACCTCTACCTGTTGACCGTCGCCGACATGCGCGGCACCAACCCGGGGCGGTGGAACTCGTGGAAGGCAGCCCTGTTGGATCATCTGCATACACGCACACGCGAGGCGCTCGAACGTGGCCTCGACCAGCCGCAGCAACAAGACGATGTGATCGCGCAGCGCCAGAACGATGCACGCAGCCGTCTGGTCGGCAAAGGCTTCGACAGCGATCAGCTCAACCTGCTGTGGATGTCGCTGAGCACCGATTACTTCCTGCAGAACAACGTCGACGCCATCGTCTGGCATACCGAACTGCTGTGGCCACCGGGTAAAACCTTCGGCGAGATGCACGTCGAGCTGCGCGAGGACCCCGTTCACCGCTGCACCGATATCTGCATCTATGGCCCGGACCGCGATGACCTGTTCGCCCAGAGTACCGCCCTGCTCGACCAAGCCGGCCTCAACGTGCTCAGCGCACGTATCCAGACCACCGAATCCGGCCTGTCGCTGAACACCTACCTGGTGCTCGAGGAAGACGGCGACCAGATCACCGGGCAAGAGCGCCTCGATGACATTCGCAACTTCGTGCAGCAGAGCCTCAACAGCGGCGAACCACCACTGAGCAGACCTCGCATACCGCGCCAATTGAAGACCTTCCAGATGCCCTCGCAGGTCAGCTTCGAACAGGACGATAGTCGGGTGGTCACCTGGATAAACCTCGTGACCAGCGACCGACCAGGATTGTTGTCATTGGTTGGCCAGGCCTTTGCCAAGAACAAACTCAGGCTGCACAACGCACGCGTCTCGACAGCAGGCGCCGAGGCTCAAGACACTTTCGCCGTTACCGATCGCGAAAACCAGCCGATCACCGATCCCGATCAGCTCGCGTGTATCGCCGAATCGATTCGCGCAATACTCGACCAGCCGCAGTAA